A portion of the Bacteroides faecium genome contains these proteins:
- a CDS encoding DUF2264 domain-containing protein, whose protein sequence is MKRQNWLLLLMLLLIPAESILAKKKTEKNDREIWCEVMYRMAAPVLSNMSEGLLKQNMLVELSPTWDGRNKDVTYMECFGRLMAGLAPWLSLADDDTSEGIQRKQLREWALKSYANAVDPQNPDYLLWRQEGQTLVDAAYIAESFLRGYDALWMPLDSLTKQRYITEFTLLRRVDPSYSNWLLFSATVESFLRKAGAPSDTYRISSSLRKIEEWYVGDGWYSDGPHFAFDYYNSFVIHPMYIEALEIITEAGKHKKIWNMPGCDYHKAIARAQRFGMILERLISPEGTLPVVGRSITYRTGSLQTLALLAWRNWLPEELSNGQVRAGMTAVIKRMFGNNRNFNEKDFLTLGFNGSQPGISDYYTNNGSLYMASLAFLPLGLPADDPFWTDASQPWTSKKAWDGDDFPRDHSYQEE, encoded by the coding sequence ATGAAAAGACAAAATTGGTTATTACTACTCATGCTCCTGTTGATTCCGGCAGAAAGCATTCTGGCTAAAAAGAAAACTGAAAAGAATGACAGGGAAATCTGGTGCGAAGTAATGTACCGAATGGCCGCTCCCGTACTTAGCAATATGAGTGAGGGCTTGCTGAAACAAAATATGCTCGTCGAATTGAGCCCGACCTGGGACGGACGCAATAAAGACGTGACTTATATGGAATGTTTCGGACGATTAATGGCAGGACTGGCTCCCTGGCTGTCATTAGCGGACGATGACACGTCGGAAGGAATCCAGCGCAAGCAACTCCGCGAATGGGCATTGAAAAGTTACGCCAATGCAGTGGACCCTCAAAATCCGGATTACCTGTTGTGGCGTCAGGAAGGACAGACATTGGTAGATGCCGCTTATATTGCGGAAAGTTTCCTGAGAGGTTACGATGCCTTGTGGATGCCTTTGGACAGCCTGACCAAGCAACGTTATATTACAGAATTCACACTACTCAGACGAGTAGACCCTTCCTATAGCAACTGGTTATTGTTCAGCGCTACCGTCGAATCGTTTCTTCGAAAGGCGGGAGCGCCCAGCGACACCTATCGTATCAGTTCCTCTTTGCGCAAAATAGAAGAATGGTACGTAGGTGACGGCTGGTATTCGGACGGTCCCCACTTCGCTTTCGACTATTACAATAGCTTCGTGATACACCCTATGTACATAGAAGCACTGGAAATCATCACCGAAGCAGGCAAACATAAAAAGATATGGAACATGCCCGGCTGCGACTACCACAAGGCGATAGCACGTGCGCAACGATTCGGAATGATTCTCGAACGTCTCATTTCCCCCGAAGGCACACTGCCGGTTGTCGGCCGCTCCATCACTTACCGCACAGGTTCTTTGCAGACATTAGCCCTGCTCGCCTGGCGCAACTGGCTTCCCGAAGAATTATCAAACGGGCAGGTACGTGCCGGCATGACGGCTGTCATCAAACGAATGTTTGGCAACAATCGCAATTTCAACGAGAAAGATTTCCTCACGCTAGGCTTCAACGGTTCACAACCCGGCATCTCGGATTATTATACCAATAATGGAAGCCTATATATGGCATCACTTGCTTTCCTGCCGTTAGGTCTTCCCGCAGACGATCCCTTTTGGACAGATGCTTCACAACCCTGGACTTCCAAGAAAGCGTGGGATGGAGACGATTTTCCGAGAGATCATTCTTATCAGGAAGAGTAA
- a CDS encoding alkaline phosphatase, with product MNRQTLLTLLTTFALLFSLSFSCNAKGKDKAKHVVFIGLDGWGAYSLPKADMPNVKKLMEDGSYTLKKRSALPSSSAINWASMFMGAGPELHGYTEWGSKTPELPSRVLNKNGIFPTVFQLLRDARPEAEIGCLYEWEGIKYLVDTLSMSYHYHVADCNKTPKELGNMASAYIKEKHPALVAICYDGPDHTGHTEGHDTPAYYEKLKELDTYVGQIVQAVKDAGILDDTIFILTSDHGGIDKGHGGKTMQEMETAFIISGKNIKKGLRFDDVSMMQYDVASTIASIFNLEQPQVWIGRPMKMVFK from the coding sequence ATGAATAGACAGACTCTCTTAACACTACTTACTACATTTGCTTTACTCTTCAGTCTCAGCTTCTCCTGCAATGCCAAAGGAAAAGACAAAGCCAAACACGTTGTTTTTATCGGATTGGATGGCTGGGGTGCATATAGCCTACCCAAAGCAGACATGCCCAATGTCAAAAAACTAATGGAAGACGGCTCCTACACATTAAAGAAACGCTCGGCACTTCCTTCTTCCAGCGCCATCAACTGGGCATCCATGTTTATGGGAGCCGGACCGGAACTCCACGGATACACCGAATGGGGATCTAAAACCCCGGAACTTCCGTCACGTGTATTGAACAAGAACGGAATCTTCCCTACTGTCTTCCAATTGCTGCGCGACGCCCGCCCGGAAGCGGAAATCGGCTGTCTCTATGAATGGGAAGGAATCAAATACTTAGTGGATACCCTTTCTATGAGTTATCATTATCATGTTGCCGATTGCAACAAGACTCCCAAAGAATTAGGCAATATGGCATCCGCCTATATAAAGGAGAAACATCCGGCTCTCGTTGCCATCTGCTACGACGGTCCCGACCATACCGGACACACTGAAGGACATGACACTCCCGCCTATTATGAGAAACTCAAAGAGTTGGATACCTATGTCGGACAAATTGTCCAAGCTGTAAAAGACGCTGGAATCCTTGATGATACTATTTTTATATTAACTTCCGACCACGGCGGCATTGACAAAGGTCATGGCGGCAAAACCATGCAGGAAATGGAAACTGCTTTCATCATTTCCGGCAAGAATATCAAAAAAGGACTTCGTTTTGATGACGTGAGTATGATGCAATATGACGTAGCTTCTACCATAGCATCTATTTTCAACCTTGAGCAACCACAAGTCTGGATAGGCAGACCGATGAAGATGGTTTTCAAATAG